Proteins co-encoded in one Capsicum annuum cultivar UCD-10X-F1 chromosome 9, UCD10Xv1.1, whole genome shotgun sequence genomic window:
- the LOC107842507 gene encoding protein WHAT'S THIS FACTOR 1 homolog, chloroplastic, with the protein MYFSNHLIHSLRIKNQKTHGIFMQFKASISSLKVAWRKDPKLDQAIENDKKCNQCSRIVKEVLNEPGQVIPLHYLEKRRDRLRLTVKIKTFLDLNPGLFDLYMDRVRPKSEPVTFVRPSERLRQFLEEEKRIFVDNEFLLVSKLCKLLMMSKDKVVSADKLVQVKREFGFPNDFLVNLVPKYQEYFKLIGEPGEGRSFLQLVKWNPEFAKSVIEVRAEEESRLTGIRTRPAFNWKLPPGFFIRKEVREWIRDWMELPYISPYADVSHLDQSSREMEKRNVGVFHELLSLSLYKRIPIPILGKFSDEYRFSNAFSNVFTRHSGIFYTSLKCGIKTAMLREAFKDGELIERDPLLEIKDEFLKLLAEGHREKAERLRLQREMVQEDMKMMALSNNDLDYDKCEKELLEE; encoded by the coding sequence ATGTACTTCAGCAATCATCTTATACATTCACTGAgaataaaaaaccaaaaaacccaTGGCATTTTCATGCAATTCAAAGCATCAATTTCAAGCCTAAAAGTAGCATGGCGCAAAGACCCCAAGTTAGATCAAGCAATTGAAAACGACAAAAAATGTAATCAATGTTCAAGAATTGTCAAAGAAGTGTTAAACGAACCGGGTCAGGTAATCCCACTTCACTATTTGGAAAAACGCCGTGATAGATTAAGGTTAACagttaaaattaaaacttttcTTGATTTAAACCCGggtttatttgatttatatatggATCGGGTCAGACCCAAATCGGAACCGGTAACGTTTGTTCGACCGAGTGAAAGATTGAggcaattcttggaagaggagaAGAGGATTTTTGTTGATAATGAATTTTTGTTGGTGTCTAAGTTATGTAAACTTTTGATGATGTCTAAGGACAAGGTTGTTAGTGCAGATAAATTGGTACAGGTTAAGAGGGAATTCGGGTTCCCGAATGATTTTTTGGTTAATTTAGTACCAAAATATCAAGAATATTTTAAGTTGATTGGTGAACCTGGGGAGGGGAGATCGTTTTTGCAGTTGGTTAAATGGAATCCAGAGTTCGCAAAGTCGGTCATTGAGGTAAGAGCTGAGGAAGAATCGAGGTTAACGGGGATCAGAACTAGGCCAGCGTTTAATTGGAAACTTCCACCGGGTTTTTTCATTAGGAAGGAAGTGAGAGAGTGGATTCGAGATTGGATGGAGCTTCCTTACATATCACCATATGCTGATGTATCACATTTGGATCAATCTTCACGAGAGATGGAGAAGAGGAATGTGGGGGTTTTCCACGAGTTGTTATCGCTTTCTCTTTATAAGCGGATTCCTATCCCCATTTTAGGGAAATTTAGTGATGAATATAGGTTTTCAAATGCATTCTCAAATGTATTTACTAGGCATTCGGGGATATTCTATACTTCGTTGAAGTGTGGGATTAAAACTGCAATGCTTAGGGAAGCATTCAAGGATGGTGAGCTGATAGAACGAGACCCACTTCTTGAGATTAAAGACGAATTTCTTAAGTTACTTGCTGAGGGCCACAGGGAGAAAGCCGAGCGCTTGAGATTGCAGAGAGAAATGGTTCAGGAGGACATGAAAATGATGGCACTTAGCAATAATGATCTAGACTACGACAAATGTGAAAAGGAGCTATTGGAAGAGTAG